One genomic region from Cucumis melo cultivar AY chromosome 9, USDA_Cmelo_AY_1.0, whole genome shotgun sequence encodes:
- the LOC127151007 gene encoding threonine synthase, chloroplastic-like isoform X1 has product MATSSLFNPTISFPSRNPKLQSTPKFRNPILRIPKATSDSSPSPPTDGSPPLSTLKNRRSADENIKDEARRHCAASGEDRSNFSAKYVPFNASLDSTECYSLDEIVYRSRSGGLLDIQHDMEALKKYDGAYWRNLFDSRVGKTTWPYGSGVWSKKEWVLPEIDPDDIVGAFKGNSNLFWAERFGKQFLGMNDLWVKHCGISHTGSFKDLGMTVLVSQVNRLRYDCFGKHFLVRGTPCTVFTKSNEPKFVEQRKLQQIYNRKKVLWKKNVYEKG; this is encoded by the coding sequence ATGGCTACCTCCTCCCTCTTCAACCCCACCATTTCTTTCCCTTCTCGCAACCCCAAGCTTCAATCCACCCCAAAATTCCGCAACCCCATTCTCAGAATCCCTAAAGCTACCTCTGATTCCTCCCCCTCTCCACCAACTGACGGCTCTCCCCCATTGTCCACTCTCAAGAACCGTCGTTCTGCCGACGAGAACATCAAAGATGAAGCCCGTCGCCACTGTGCAGCCTCCGGAGAAGATCGGAGCAACTTCTCGGCCAAGTACGTCCCTTTTAACGCTAGCCTCGACTCCACTGAGTGCTACTCTCTCGACGAGATCGTTTACCGAAGTCGATCTGGTGGGTTACTCGACATTCAACACGACATGGAGGCATTGAAGAAATATGACGGCGCCTATTGGCGAAACCTCTTCGATTCGCGCGTGGGGAAAACTACGTGGCCTTATGGTTCCGGCGTTTGGAGTAAGAAGGAATGGGTGTTGCCGGAGATCGATCCTGACGATATTGTCGGCGCTTTCAAAGGTAACTCAAACTTGTTTTGGGCTGAGCGTTTTGGCAAACAGTTTCTGGGTATGAATGATTTATGGGTTAAACATTGTGGGATTAGCCATACTGGGAGTTTCAAGGATTTGGGTATGACTGTTTTGGTTAGCCAAGTGAATCGGTTAAGGTATGACTGTTTTGGCAAACACTTTCTTGTGAGAGGAACACCTTGTACAGTGTTCACAAAATCTAACGAACCCAAGTTTGTGGAACAAAGAAAACTTCAACAAATTTATAATAGGAAGAAAGTTTTATGGAAGAAAAATGTTTATGAGAAAGGTTAA
- the LOC127151007 gene encoding threonine synthase, chloroplastic-like isoform X2, translating to MATSSLFNPTISFPSRNPKLQSTPKFRNPILRIPKATSDSSPSPPTDGSPPLSTLKNRRSADENIKDEARRHCAASGEDRSNFSAKYVPFNASLDSTECYSLDEIVYRSRSGGLLDIQHDMEALKKYDGAYWRNLFDSRVGKTTWPYGSGVWSKKEWVLPEIDPDDIVGAFKVNMDVDKTFVRDLDY from the exons ATGGCTACCTCCTCCCTCTTCAACCCCACCATTTCTTTCCCTTCTCGCAACCCCAAGCTTCAATCCACCCCAAAATTCCGCAACCCCATTCTCAGAATCCCTAAAGCTACCTCTGATTCCTCCCCCTCTCCACCAACTGACGGCTCTCCCCCATTGTCCACTCTCAAGAACCGTCGTTCTGCCGACGAGAACATCAAAGATGAAGCCCGTCGCCACTGTGCAGCCTCCGGAGAAGATCGGAGCAACTTCTCGGCCAAGTACGTCCCTTTTAACGCTAGCCTCGACTCCACTGAGTGCTACTCTCTCGACGAGATCGTTTACCGAAGTCGATCTGGTGGGTTACTCGACATTCAACACGACATGGAGGCATTGAAGAAATATGACGGCGCCTATTGGCGAAACCTCTTCGATTCGCGCGTGGGGAAAACTACGTGGCCTTATGGTTCCGGCGTTTGGAGTAAGAAGGAATGGGTGTTGCCGGAGATCGATCCTGACGATATTGTCGGCGCTTTCAAAG TTAACATGGATGTGGACAAGACTTTTGTTCGAGATTTGGACTACTGA